The Leptospira neocaledonica DNA window TTTCAGGAGCGGGTGGAAGAAGGGATATTATCGTAACTTGGGCACATTCTAAAGAGCATGCGGTTCATATGGCTTCGGGTGCTTACAGGGTATGTTATAAAAAAGACTCCGATTTTAGCGCAGAAGGAGCCGGAGTAACCTGCGATGCAGATATTGTATACGCAGGAGATCCTTATACTCCGAATTATAAAACAATTACCGTAAGTTCTGCCGGGACCTGGTATATTCGGGTAAAATCTTTTTCTCAATTTAACCCGACTACTGGATCGGCATTCTCTAAAGCGATCCAAGCAAAAGTAAGTTCTCCAGGATATTAAAGAAATCTTATGAAAAATAAATTCATTCTATTCACTCTCATTTTTTCAATTTTGTCTATAGGTTATCTATTTGCCGAGAAGGAGACAAAAGTAGTCCCTACCTTGTCTAAACTTTTGGATCCAGTGGGGAATACTGATAATAAAAAGTATTATAAAAGAGATTCTAAAATAAAATTCAAATCTTCAGAGATTCTAGTTAAGTTCAAAGACAACGCAGGTGATTCAGTTAAATCTTACGCAGTTAGTTCTTTTAACGGAAAATTATTGAACGATCTAGGTGAGACAGGGATTTCTCAAGTAGAATTAAGAGAAGGCCAGACTGTAGAAGAGGCAGTCGCTGAATATGCAACTCATCCTGACGTAGAATACGTTCAGCCGAATTATATTTATCATGCAAGCCTTGCTCCAAACGATCCAATTTATAATCAGTTATGGGGAATGAACAATACAGGGCAGAGCGTTATAACTTTTACTTACCTCACAAATAATCCTGGAACAAGCAATAGTGACATGAGAATGGAAAGTGCTTGGGATGTGAGCACAGATTGTTCGAACACAATTGTAGCAGTCGTAGATTCTGGAGTGAATTATAATCACGTCGATCTAAATGCAAATATGTGGAGCTCAGCTTCTTGTGTTTCAGATAAGGGAGTTTCTTTAGGCGCATGTTCTAATGGCTGGGATTATGCAGACAACGATTCTAATCCGATGGACTTGAATGGTCACGGGACTCACGTGGCAGGTACGATTGGAGCAAAAGGAAATAACGGTATCGGAGTTGCTGGAGTTTGTTGGACTGCAAAAATTATGGCAGTTCGAGTTCTGGACCAATCGGGTTCAGGTGATACCGCCACCATCATTAAAGGGATTAATTTCGCTGTTCGGAACGGTGCGAAGGTTTTAAATTTAAGCCTGGGTGGTCCGGATTACGATTCCGCGATGCGTTCTGCGATGGCAAATGCAGGTAGTAAGTACGATGCGTTATTCGTGGTTGCCGCCGGAAATGAAAGTAACGATTTAAAATCAGACAATTCTTATCCATGCGAATATGATGAAGCAAATATTTTGTGCGTGGCTGCTTTGGACCAGAAGTTCCAGTTAGCAAGTTTTTCTAATTATGATACTTCTAAAAAGAGAGTGGATATAGGTGCTCCTGGCACAAATATTCGCAGTACTTGGGCAGGAGCGGAAGCGACTTCTTCTTTAGCTTTTGCTAGCTGGCAAACTATAAATATATCGGGAACTTCCTGGGGTTTGGCGAATTGTCCTCCTTCCGTTCTTTACTTATCCATTAGTTGTAGCACTGCACTTGCAGGTACCTCAAGTTTTGGATACTCGTCCAATACGTATTCTGTGCTTTATGCTCCGATCCCAATTTTTTCAGGTGCAGAAGCTGTTACTGCGAGAATGAATTTATATCTAGATACCGAGGCCGGTTATGATGGGCTCAATTTATACGCTTCCAATTCTTCTACTCCTTCGGTTATATTCAGTTCTTTTAATAAAGTAGGAAGTCTTTCCGGAGAACGTAATGGATCGATACTTTCAAACTTCGAAGTGCCGGCGACTAATTGTGCCGGCTCTTCCACTTGTTATTTCGGCTTTGAATTCGTTTCCGATTCCACTATAAATAAAGCTGGGGTAGCTCTTACTCTTTTTAATCTGATTACTTTAGATATTAATGATACAGCTCAATACAATACGATCAATGGAACTTCTATGGCTACTCCCCATGTGGCCGGCATAGCCGCGTTATTGAGATCTTTTAATCCTAAGTTTACTTATTCGGATACGATTAAAGCAATTATTGCAGGCGGTACTGCTACCAGTTCTCTGCAAAACAATACTAAGTATGGAAAGGCTGCAAATGGAAATGGAGCGATCCGGAATTTAGAAGCACCTACGGATCTAAGTGTAGATGTTCCTTAAATCCTTTTTGAAAACGATTTGGGTTTTCGTTTTTATATCGCTGAGTGTTTTCTCTATATTTTCTCAGGGATTTCCTAAGAATCCCCCTTCTGAAAAAGGTAAATATGTGAAGCCCGGTCGGATTGTTCCTAACGAATATATTTTCAAGTTGGTTTCTGGAACTAGTTCGGAGAAGATCAAGGAGTTAGTTCCAAATTCTACAATTCTGAATATAGAAACCATTATGGAAGATACGTACAAGGTTACGTATAAGTCTGACCCCGGTTTAAATCTTTTAAAGGCGGCTTCTTCAAAGTCTAACTTTGTAGAATCAGTTCAACATAATTTAGTATACAAAGCTTTCTAAATATTAGATCTATAAAATACTTTATAAAAAAATAATTCTATTTTCCTGAAAATCCCATCTTGATCCATTGTGCGATTTGGTTTAAGGCATTTTTTGCTTCGGGAACACTTCTTCCTAAATTAAAAAAACCATGAATCAAAGTTTCGTATGTTTTGATTTCCAGTTTTACTTTTGCTTTCCGAAGAAGGTCGGCATATGCTAATCCCTCGTCCTGTAGAGGATCAAATCCCGCGATCAACATATAAGTTTTAGGCGTATGTGAAAAATTCGTTTGTTGAAAAGGTGTGACTCTTGGATCCTTCCAATCTTTTGAATTTGGCACACTATGATATTTGAAATAACGAAGTAGATCTATAGTAAGAGCATATCCATTAGCGAATTCTTCTACACTCTTTCTTTCTTGGGTTAGATCGATCCAAGGATAGATGAGCATTTGAAATTGTGGAAGATTAAGTTTTTCTTTTTTGGCCCGAGTGGAAATAGAGACTGCCAAATTTCCTCCCGCAGAATCACCGCCTACTGCTATCTTTTTCGGATCAATTCCGAGTGCCTTTCCATTCTCTTTAACCCATTTATAAGCTGAGTAAGCATCTTCCCAAGAAGAAGGGTAAATATGTTCAGGGCCTAATCTATAATCGACTGCGAGTATTGCATGACCCGAAGTTTTTGCTAAGTACCTCAGAGGTGGGTCGTGGGACTCCAAATCACCGATTACGAATCCTCCTCCATGAAAATATAGTAAACAAGGTTCTAAATCTTTGGTTATATTAGAAGAATATAATCTTATCTTGATCCTAGACCCTGTTCCTGGAATAGAAAAGTTTTCGACTCTGGCGAGTTCTTCCTTCTCTAAATCAAAAAAACTCATTATATTTTTGAAAAGTTCCCTCGCTTTGGGAGGGGGAAGGTTCTCCGGTTTCGGTTTTATTTTGGCTAAAAGTAGCGCAGTTCGAACCTTCGGATCTAAGGTTCTTCCTCTTTTGATATCCCTTCCAAATACCCTAAGTACTGAATCTGGAAGAGAAAGTAAGGTTCTGGCCGCTAGAGCTTCAAACTTTTGCCAGAGCACTTTTTTTCCTTGGTTCCGATTTTACATTAGAAGAGCTTTGTTTCCCGGATTGTTTGTATTTTGCTTTGGATGGAACAGGTAATGTTTGCAGACTTTTAGAGGCTCTCTTTTTACCTGCTTTTAGTTCCTTCTGCATATAGTATAAAAAGTCCTCGTAATCCACTTGCATCGTGTGTCTGGCAGAAGTTACGTATCTTTTCTTCATTCTTTTTTCGTAATCTTGGATCTGCTTTCGCATTTCTGCAACTGTAGGCAGGCTATAATTTCCAGTCAGATATTCTGCCAGCCATTTTCCTTGGAATTCCGCAAGAGGCATGATGGCTCCTAAAGGCTGGTATAATCCCACAAAAAATAGATTATTTAGATCCGGTTTGAAAGTCCTATGAAATAGAGGAAGATGATTCTCGGGCGCGGAGATAAATTCAGGTTTGAAGAATGGAAACTTAACGTTATATCCGGTGCAATAAATGATCGCATCAATTTCTTCTTCGGAGCCATCGGCAAACTTTACTTTGTTCCCGTTGTATTCTTGGATTACAGGTTTGTATTTGATATCTCCTCTTCCAAGGCGTACTAAAATATCTTGGGAAATGGTTGGGTGAGCTTCTCCAGGTTTATGATCCGGCTTAGGAAGGCCAAAGTCTTCCATCTTTCCTACTCCGATCTTTAACATAGTTCCGAAGAGAAATTGTTTTAACCAGAAAGGTGTTCCAGGAGGAAGTAACTCTGTTTGTTTGTCTAATGGTTTTCCGAAAAGATAATTCGGGATCACCCAAGCACCTCTCCTAGAACTTAAGAAAACTTTTTTTGCAACTCCGGGACGACTTAACTCCACAGAAATATCCATGGCGCTGTTTCCCATACCTAATACGATTACTTTTTTACCGACCAATTGAAGGGGATGTTCAGGATCCACATAGTCGTGAGAATGTATTATTTTTCCGTTAAATTTACCAGGGAAGCCAGGCTCAGGCCAACGCGGAGACCAATGATGGCCGTTTGCTACAATGACAGCATCGTAAAATATTTTCTCTCCCTTTTCGCTAGTAACTAAATAAGTTCCGTCGTCTTGAGGTTCTATTTTTGCGACACCATTTTTGAATTTTATATTTTTACGAAGTCCGAAGTGCTCCACATAATCCACGAAATATTTTTGTATAGGTTCATGATTCGGATAATCCGCATACCAATCCGGCATAGGATAATCTCTGTATTCCATTCTATCTCTATGAGTATTGATATGTAGTGATTTATAAATATTACTCAGACCGTTGTCGTTTTTATATCTCCAGTTACCTCCTACATCGCTTCCTTTTTCGTAGCAGTCGTAAGGGATTCCTTTGTCCTGAAGTGATTTACAAACAGTGATTCCACTAGAGCCAGCGCCAATAACGCAGACTTTCGGCAACTCTTGCATATAGTGCTCCGATTTTTTTATGAGAATTATAAAACGAATTAGTAGTAGAAGTTTTTCGAACGCATAGTCAAGTCCGAAAATGGATTGAGTTAATAAATCGATATGTTTAGGTCGGACTTATGAAGACAGAAGAGAAAACAAACGTTCATTTTGATTACGACTATATCATAGTAGGTTCCGGGTTTGGTGGAAGTGTTTCTGCCATGAGATTAAGCCAAAAAGGGTATTCTGTCTTAGTGATCGAATCCGGAAAAAGATGGACTGCAAAAGAATTTCCTAAAACGAATTGGTCGGTTCATAAATATTTATGGATGCCTAGATTAGGTTTTTACGGGATCCAAAGATTGAATCTTTTAAAAGACTTTTTTCTAGTCAGCGGTGCGGGAGTTGGCGGAGGCTCTTTAGTGTATGCAAACACACTTTACGTTCCTTCGGATAAAACATTAAATCATCCTACGTATAAAAAGATTGGTGGTAAGGATGGAATGCTTCCTTTTTACAAGGTAGCTTCCAGAATGTTAGGAGTAGTTCAAAATCCTCACTTAGACGGATCGGATGCCGTCTTAAAAGAAATCGCACAAGAAATGGGAAGAGGAGAAACTTTTTCTGCAACTCCAGTTGGAGTATTCTTCGGAGAAAAGCCGGGACAAACAGTAAAAGATCCGTATTTCCTGGGCGAAGGTCCCGAAAGAACTACCTGCAATCTTTGCGGAGGATGTATGGTAGGATGCCGTTTTAATTCTAAAAACACATTAGATAAAAATTATCTATTCTTTGCGGAAAAATTGGGAGCGAAAGTCCTTCCTGAAACGAAGGTAACGGATTTAGTTCCGTTAAATGAAAGAGGAGAAACCGATCCGAATGCGAGCGGCGAATTCGGTTACCAACTTTCTACTCGATCTACTACCGGTTGGTTCGGAACTCCTAAAAGAAAATTTAAAGCCAAATCTGTAGTACTTTCTGCGGCAGTGATGGGAACAGTAGGATTACTTTTACGCTCCAGGGAAGCAGGAAATATGAAACGACTCTCCACTCGTCTGGGAGATGAGGTTCGTACGAATAGTGAAACAGTTTTAGGAGTTACTAAGTTTGGAAAGGATGTGGATTTTTCTAGAGGAGTTGCGATTACTTCTTCCATTCATCCGGACGAACATACTCATATAGAACCTGTGCGTTATTCCAAAGGTTCCGACTTTTTTGGAACTCTTGCGAGCGTATTGACTGATGGCGGTGGTTTCTTTCCTAGACCTTTTAAATATTTTTTTACAATGTTCACTCAGCCAATTTATTTTTTGAAAGCATCTTGGCCTTTCGGCTTTGCTAAAAATTCTCTTATTCTTCTAGTCATGCAAACCTTGGATAATAAAGTAAAGCTGGTTAGAAAAAGAAGAATGTCCTGGCCTTTCGAGAAGTCCATGACTTCAGCTATCAGTTCAGGCGAGAAGGTGCCTTCTTATATTCCGATCGCAAACCAGACCGCAAGAAAGATCGCGAAAAAGATAGGAGGAATTCCTAGAAGTTCTTTAAACGATGTCCTCCTGAATGCTCCTATCACTGGGCATATTATGGGCGGTTGTGTAATGGGTTCGGATCCGGAAGAAGGTGTGATCGATTTCGAGAATAAAGTCTACGGTTATAAAAACCTAAGGGTTTGTGATAGCTCAATGATCCCTGTAAATTTAGGAGTGAACCCTTCTCTTTCAATTACTGCTATGACGGAAAGAGCGATGTCCATGATCCCTCCAAAAAAAAACAAGGCGGTCTCTAGTTTCGAGTTCGAGAAAGAATTTGGGATCGCATCAGTGGTCTTTCCTAAAATTTGATCTGAAAACGATAGACCTCGGCCCTATTAATGGAAATTCTCTCCGAATCGGGCATCACCGATCCGGAGAGAATTTTGGGCTTATTAAAAGAAAGTTTAAAGGATTTTTTTCAAACCAAAAAGGATTGGATCTCTTTTGCAGGAGTGCTCCTTCTATTTTTAATTTTCTGGTCTTATAATTATTCCTCTCGATTTGTTCCACTTTTCACGCAGGCTTTAAAAGATAATCAGATCGGTTTAAGTCTTTTTTACTTTTTATTCTTCGCTGCAGGAGCTTTGGTTATCTACCCGATATCTCTTGCAGTTTATGGAAAGTTAAACGAGTTCAAACCTTCGGTTCCTTTGATCCTAGGATTTGTAACCGTTCTTGCGATTGTTTGTTCAGCAAGGATTCGAGACTCAGAACTGTTTAATTGGGTTCCTTCTGCTTCCGTAGGGATTGCAATGCTTACGGTGAACTACCTCGGGACAATTCTTGCATACACTGCATTACCTTTGGTTTGGATCATTCTCCGCAAAAATTCTTCGGACAGATTTTTAGGTTTAAATAAATCCCCAAAGTTGGAAGAAGTATTCTTTTTACTAGGATTGATGCTCCCGGTAATTGCGATCGCATCTTTCTCTCTTTCTTTCCTTTCCGTATATCCACGATTTGCAGGAAGAATGTCCGATGGTTATTTGATCTATCCACCTGCTTTGTGGATCATTCTATTCGAGATTTCCTATGCGGCAGACTTTGCTGTTTTGGAAACTTTCTTTAGAGGATTTATGGTTTTTCCTCTGGCGTCGAGAGCGGGGAGTAAACCTGCAGTTTTAGCTATGGCATTCATGTATGGTCTGCTACATTTTACCAAACCCCAATTCGAAGCATTAGGTTCTTTTTTTGGAGGTTTTATTTTAGGAATGATCTCTTATCGGACCAAATCGGTATATGCAGGAATTTTGATACATATAGGGATTGCGTTGGCAATGGAGCTTGCAGCCACTTTACAATTTTTGTATTTTATGGACTAAATATTCTCCGGCTCGGTTGAACCGGAGAATTGGAAATTTCAGATACGAATCGTGTATCCGATATTGTAGAAGAAGATCACATGAACTATATGTTGCTGTTGGTAATGGTCAACCAAAGCCCTTTTTACCGCAGGATCATCCGATAAGGAAGAGATATAGTCGATGATAAGCTCATTCTTATATCCGTAAGCTTTAGAAGGATCGATCGTTAATCCGTCGTTAGCATTACTATCAGGATATACACCTATATTCGGAGTATAAGTTGCGTTATCTACCAAGGCGGGCGTGGCTCTATACATCATATTCGCAGCGAAGAAAAACTTTCCATAATCGAATTGGAGTCTAGGACTAATATCGCTGATCCCTTTTTTTCGATCGGTATTATCGTTCACTTCCGCATAACCTACCACTAAGCTAGGAGTAATCCTGAAAGTTTCTCCTTTAAAAAATTCATGAGAAACGGTTAAACGATAGTTATGAGTTCCTTGGAAAGTCCCACCGTAATCGTTTAACATTTTATTATTAATCGAGAACTGAGGATTCAACCATTCCCAAAAAGGAGCCTTCCATCCGATCACCCAATATCCTCTCATTACATAAGCTGGATCGTTTTGGTTGATGAATAAAAATCCAGCAGAGAATGTTCCTAATCTAGTCTCATGATCATACATCGCTCTAGTGAACAGATAATCGTAAAGGCCGTTCTTTTCTTTTCTGGTTTTTACTTCATTTGGATCGAACTGTAAGGTTCCGGTTGCAATAGACTTATCCAACAGATACGTTTGATCGGGACCTCCCGGTGTGGATTGTAATCTCAGGTCCGTATCGGTATTACTCCTATCTACTAGCGGATTCATCATGGTGAGCCCAAGCTTAAACGGTTTAGGCAAACCTAATACTTCCATACTAGTAGTTAGAAAATAGGCCTCATAATAATCTTTATAAGAGGTTCCGTTCCTTCTCGCTTGTCTTTCTCCGAATAGATCGGAACCTTGAAAGGCTCCGTCATTAGAGAAAGATTGAGAAAGTAGAATTGAATGTTCTGGAAGTGTATCCTTAGGAGAAGGTGCCTTGACCGCTCCCGTTGGAACACTTTCGTCGGAAGCAAATTCCGGCACTGTGTCAGGAGCATCTTCCGTTATTTGTTTTATTTTATCCTTTCGGATTCTGTATATGACTCCGTCCGGATCGACCACCTCTATCTCGGTTTCCGTTTCTTTTTGTACGGAAACTTTTTTGAAAATACGACCCGCGTTCATTTGGATCGTTACTGCTAAAATTGTTTCGAGAGGGAAAGTGAGGATCAGTAGGAGGATTGAGGAAATACCTAAAATTCTTCCCATATGACCATTATCCGAAATTGGGTGAGTTCCTTCAATTCACATACATTTGTAATCATTTATTTACTAATCTATTTGCTGATGTATAACATTCTTTATTTTCACAAAGAACGCGAACTTTTCCCAAGTTTATAAGTCCCACGAAGATTTGATCTTTAAACTAATTTGCTTTTTTTGACGGATCAAAATTCGGTTTTCAGTAAGGGCTCAAAGATGTATGTATGGAGAAAGGGCTTCTTTCGGGCAAAAATATGATCCAACTCAATCGACCTTCTCTATTCAAAAATTCTAATTTTTATTCGGGCGAATGGAAAACTTTTTCCAAAGTTATACCTGTATTCGATCCCGCAACTGGGCAAAAAATTGGCGAAGTACCCGACCTTCCCAGGGAAGAAGTGAGAAAGGCTTTGGAATTTGCGGAGAAGTCCCAAAAAAATTGGGCCAAGACGATTCCAAAACAGAGAGCCAGATTTCTTAGGAACTGGGCGGATCTAATGATCCAAAACAAAGAAGACCTCGCAAAAATTATGACTTGGGAACAAGGAAAACCTTTGGCGGAATCGAGAGGCGAGATAGATTACGCAGCTTCTTATTTGGAATGGTTTTCGGAAGAGGCAAAACGAGCGTACGGAGATCTGATCCCCACTCATAGAAAAGAAGTCCGATTGATGGCTTGGAAAGAACCTGTGGGGGTCACTGGGATTTTAACTCCTTGGAATTTTCCTTCTTCCATGATTACTCGGAAGATAGGACCGGCACTTGCAGCTGGATGCGTTGTTATCTCTAAACCTTCCGAATTAACTCCTTATTCCGCAATCGCGTTAGCTGTTCTTGCAGAAGAAGCCGGAATCCCTTCGGGAGTTTTCCAGGTGGTTACGGGGCAACCTGAGCCGATCGCAAATGAATTTTTAGAAAATAAGATTGTTCGTAAGATTAGTTTTACGGGTTCCACAAGAGTGGGAAAAATCCTTTTGGAAAAATCTGCGAGTCAAGTAAAAAGAATTTCCTTAGAATTAGGAGGAAACGCTCCTTTTATAGTATTCGCTGACGCTAACATAAAAGAAGCAATACGAGGGGGAATCGCATCAAAATTTCGTAATGCAGGTCAGACCTGTGTTTGTACGAATAGATTCTTAGTAGAGGAAAAAGTCGCAGAAGAATTTGCTTACGGTTTAGCGGAAGAAGTTTCCAAATTTAAAGTAGGCAACGGTTTTGAAGATGGAGTTAATATTGGTCCTTTGATCCATTCTGCCGCAGTTAAAAAAGTGGACTCACATTTAAAAGACGCAATCGAAAAAGGAGGAAAACTTTTGATCGGAGGTAAACCTCATTCTCTGGGAGGAAACTTTTACGAACCGAGCGTTCTCTCGGGAATCTCCGAAAAATCATTATGTTTTCAAGAGGAGACCTTCGGTCCTCTTGCACCAATCAAAAGTTTTAAAACGGAAGAAGAAGCATTACAAATTGCAAATTCAAGTGATGTAGGTTTGGCATCTTATGTGTATACAAACGATCCCGCACGGATTTGGAGAATTTCAGAAGCCTTGGAAGCCGGGATGGTTTCTGTAAATGAAGGTATTTTATCTACCGAACAAGTGCCTTTTGGCGGAGTAAAAGAGTCCGGCATGGGCAGAGAAGGCTCCAAATACGGAATCGAAGAGTATCAGGAAATAAAATATGTCTGTTGGGGCGGGCAATATTAACTGGTAAAAACTTCGAATTCGCATTGTTAGTTTTGTAAAAAAATTTTCGTCTTCTGAGTTCGGACTTCTTTTCGCATTTTCCTTGACGAAGCGGTCCTTCGGATCAATTTCTTAGGCTGCTCTTTTTATGGACCCTTTTTATTTTAATTTCTATTTTTTCGGATCCTTACTCGCTTCATTATTCTCTTTGTATGTATCCTTTTTCTTTCTGACCATCAAGGACAGAAGTAGGGCTGCATTTCATCTAGGCCTTTCGAGTTTATCCACCACCATATTTCATTTTGGATATTTAGTGGCGTTCTGTTCTCCTGAAGAGTGGACAATCTTTCA harbors:
- a CDS encoding S8 family serine peptidase; the protein is MKNKFILFTLIFSILSIGYLFAEKETKVVPTLSKLLDPVGNTDNKKYYKRDSKIKFKSSEILVKFKDNAGDSVKSYAVSSFNGKLLNDLGETGISQVELREGQTVEEAVAEYATHPDVEYVQPNYIYHASLAPNDPIYNQLWGMNNTGQSVITFTYLTNNPGTSNSDMRMESAWDVSTDCSNTIVAVVDSGVNYNHVDLNANMWSSASCVSDKGVSLGACSNGWDYADNDSNPMDLNGHGTHVAGTIGAKGNNGIGVAGVCWTAKIMAVRVLDQSGSGDTATIIKGINFAVRNGAKVLNLSLGGPDYDSAMRSAMANAGSKYDALFVVAAGNESNDLKSDNSYPCEYDEANILCVAALDQKFQLASFSNYDTSKKRVDIGAPGTNIRSTWAGAEATSSLAFASWQTINISGTSWGLANCPPSVLYLSISCSTALAGTSSFGYSSNTYSVLYAPIPIFSGAEAVTARMNLYLDTEAGYDGLNLYASNSSTPSVIFSSFNKVGSLSGERNGSILSNFEVPATNCAGSSTCYFGFEFVSDSTINKAGVALTLFNLITLDINDTAQYNTINGTSMATPHVAGIAALLRSFNPKFTYSDTIKAIIAGGTATSSLQNNTKYGKAANGNGAIRNLEAPTDLSVDVP
- a CDS encoding alpha/beta hydrolase translates to MLWQKFEALAARTLLSLPDSVLRVFGRDIKRGRTLDPKVRTALLLAKIKPKPENLPPPKARELFKNIMSFFDLEKEELARVENFSIPGTGSRIKIRLYSSNITKDLEPCLLYFHGGGFVIGDLESHDPPLRYLAKTSGHAILAVDYRLGPEHIYPSSWEDAYSAYKWVKENGKALGIDPKKIAVGGDSAGGNLAVSISTRAKKEKLNLPQFQMLIYPWIDLTQERKSVEEFANGYALTIDLLRYFKYHSVPNSKDWKDPRVTPFQQTNFSHTPKTYMLIAGFDPLQDEGLAYADLLRKAKVKLEIKTYETLIHGFFNLGRSVPEAKNALNQIAQWIKMGFSGK
- a CDS encoding flavin-containing monooxygenase, yielding MQELPKVCVIGAGSSGITVCKSLQDKGIPYDCYEKGSDVGGNWRYKNDNGLSNIYKSLHINTHRDRMEYRDYPMPDWYADYPNHEPIQKYFVDYVEHFGLRKNIKFKNGVAKIEPQDDGTYLVTSEKGEKIFYDAVIVANGHHWSPRWPEPGFPGKFNGKIIHSHDYVDPEHPLQLVGKKVIVLGMGNSAMDISVELSRPGVAKKVFLSSRRGAWVIPNYLFGKPLDKQTELLPPGTPFWLKQFLFGTMLKIGVGKMEDFGLPKPDHKPGEAHPTISQDILVRLGRGDIKYKPVIQEYNGNKVKFADGSEEEIDAIIYCTGYNVKFPFFKPEFISAPENHLPLFHRTFKPDLNNLFFVGLYQPLGAIMPLAEFQGKWLAEYLTGNYSLPTVAEMRKQIQDYEKRMKKRYVTSARHTMQVDYEDFLYYMQKELKAGKKRASKSLQTLPVPSKAKYKQSGKQSSSNVKSEPRKKSALAKV
- a CDS encoding GMC family oxidoreductase, coding for MKTEEKTNVHFDYDYIIVGSGFGGSVSAMRLSQKGYSVLVIESGKRWTAKEFPKTNWSVHKYLWMPRLGFYGIQRLNLLKDFFLVSGAGVGGGSLVYANTLYVPSDKTLNHPTYKKIGGKDGMLPFYKVASRMLGVVQNPHLDGSDAVLKEIAQEMGRGETFSATPVGVFFGEKPGQTVKDPYFLGEGPERTTCNLCGGCMVGCRFNSKNTLDKNYLFFAEKLGAKVLPETKVTDLVPLNERGETDPNASGEFGYQLSTRSTTGWFGTPKRKFKAKSVVLSAAVMGTVGLLLRSREAGNMKRLSTRLGDEVRTNSETVLGVTKFGKDVDFSRGVAITSSIHPDEHTHIEPVRYSKGSDFFGTLASVLTDGGGFFPRPFKYFFTMFTQPIYFLKASWPFGFAKNSLILLVMQTLDNKVKLVRKRRMSWPFEKSMTSAISSGEKVPSYIPIANQTARKIAKKIGGIPRSSLNDVLLNAPITGHIMGGCVMGSDPEEGVIDFENKVYGYKNLRVCDSSMIPVNLGVNPSLSITAMTERAMSMIPPKKNKAVSSFEFEKEFGIASVVFPKI
- a CDS encoding CPBP family intramembrane glutamic endopeptidase, with translation MEILSESGITDPERILGLLKESLKDFFQTKKDWISFAGVLLLFLIFWSYNYSSRFVPLFTQALKDNQIGLSLFYFLFFAAGALVIYPISLAVYGKLNEFKPSVPLILGFVTVLAIVCSARIRDSELFNWVPSASVGIAMLTVNYLGTILAYTALPLVWIILRKNSSDRFLGLNKSPKLEEVFFLLGLMLPVIAIASFSLSFLSVYPRFAGRMSDGYLIYPPALWIILFEISYAADFAVLETFFRGFMVFPLASRAGSKPAVLAMAFMYGLLHFTKPQFEALGSFFGGFILGMISYRTKSVYAGILIHIGIALAMELAATLQFLYFMD
- a CDS encoding NAD-dependent succinate-semialdehyde dehydrogenase — its product is MEKGLLSGKNMIQLNRPSLFKNSNFYSGEWKTFSKVIPVFDPATGQKIGEVPDLPREEVRKALEFAEKSQKNWAKTIPKQRARFLRNWADLMIQNKEDLAKIMTWEQGKPLAESRGEIDYAASYLEWFSEEAKRAYGDLIPTHRKEVRLMAWKEPVGVTGILTPWNFPSSMITRKIGPALAAGCVVISKPSELTPYSAIALAVLAEEAGIPSGVFQVVTGQPEPIANEFLENKIVRKISFTGSTRVGKILLEKSASQVKRISLELGGNAPFIVFADANIKEAIRGGIASKFRNAGQTCVCTNRFLVEEKVAEEFAYGLAEEVSKFKVGNGFEDGVNIGPLIHSAAVKKVDSHLKDAIEKGGKLLIGGKPHSLGGNFYEPSVLSGISEKSLCFQEETFGPLAPIKSFKTEEEALQIANSSDVGLASYVYTNDPARIWRISEALEAGMVSVNEGILSTEQVPFGGVKESGMGREGSKYGIEEYQEIKYVCWGGQY